In a genomic window of Thermoproteus tenax Kra 1:
- a CDS encoding pyridoxal phosphate-dependent aminotransferase yields the protein MQIGHFVWLRALKAKYDLASSGVLPIDIDSIRPEISGDLSDVLSSLYQVKKENIAITYGAQEANFAALAALKSMGVAEAITFVPEYEPIRLLPQFLGMRQAVLELTYENIVGAVKQNSLLFLSSPNNPTGLFLSERRLWELSDELRRKNAYAVIDSIFMEFVTDNLSGLPLERIVYTSSTSKFYTTPEFKVGWIVGDEHIVQRATEVIDLVSPLNFRLGVRYASYLLRNRAVFRERNISLIRERLPALSALKLYGDVLYTEYMPVLYFKPLCNISGTELAYRLLNKSIAVVPGRYFGVDNGVRVGLASVPYSEFREAMSLFVEVLEETCRERNAGGGI from the coding sequence GTGCAGATAGGACACTTTGTCTGGCTCAGAGCGCTTAAAGCCAAATACGATCTGGCCAGTAGCGGAGTCTTGCCCATTGATATCGACAGTATCCGCCCCGAGATCTCGGGGGATCTGTCAGACGTCTTGTCGTCCCTCTATCAGGTCAAGAAGGAAAACATAGCTATAACTTACGGCGCCCAAGAGGCCAATTTCGCTGCGCTGGCCGCATTGAAGTCTATGGGTGTGGCTGAGGCAATAACTTTCGTGCCAGAGTATGAGCCAATTCGCCTTCTGCCTCAATTTCTCGGCATGAGGCAGGCCGTATTGGAGCTTACCTATGAGAACATAGTGGGCGCCGTCAAGCAGAATTCCCTGTTGTTTCTCTCCAGCCCGAACAACCCCACCGGCCTCTTCTTAAGCGAGAGACGGCTCTGGGAGCTCAGCGATGAGCTCCGTAGAAAGAACGCATATGCGGTTATAGACAGCATCTTTATGGAGTTCGTGACCGACAATCTGTCCGGTCTCCCCCTTGAACGCATAGTCTATACGTCCAGCACATCGAAGTTCTACACGACGCCCGAGTTTAAGGTCGGTTGGATTGTGGGAGATGAGCACATAGTACAACGCGCAACGGAGGTGATAGACTTAGTGAGCCCGCTCAACTTCCGCCTGGGCGTTAGGTATGCCTCCTATCTGCTGAGGAATAGGGCTGTTTTTCGGGAGAGGAACATATCGCTAATAAGAGAGCGGTTGCCCGCCCTCTCTGCGCTTAAGCTCTATGGGGATGTGTTATACACCGAATATATGCCAGTTCTATACTTTAAGCCTCTGTGCAATATCTCGGGCACCGAATTGGCCTATAGGCTACTCAATAAGAGCATAGCTGTAGTGCCGGGGCGTTACTTCGGCGTGGATAACGGCGTTCGGGTCGGACTAGCCTCCGTACCTTACAGCGAGTTCAGAGAGGCTATGTCTCTATTCGTAGAGGTGCTTGAAGA
- a CDS encoding 16S rRNA methyltransferase, translating to MILILAESSLELIPPEIQSHPLILRDARRRGKEPRSILLDKARHYKAMRGLPKSEKRGRPDIVHMSMLAFQYSVLNMKGMGRMFVHTINDVVIRLRSDARIPKNYWNFVGLMEQLLNAGAVPPWGEPLLIAERKSLRELLRELGGRWIVLHEEGNRVDPLELGRALANSVVVVGGFPHGDFEDKRILRDASSVFRISDMPLDAWQVVFRAVTLAEISLGLI from the coding sequence GTGATCTTGATCCTCGCCGAGTCTTCGCTTGAGCTAATCCCGCCTGAGATACAAAGTCACCCACTAATACTTAGGGACGCAAGGAGGAGGGGCAAGGAGCCAAGGAGCATACTGCTAGATAAGGCGAGGCACTATAAGGCCATGAGGGGCCTGCCCAAGTCTGAGAAGAGGGGTAGACCCGATATTGTTCATATGAGTATGTTGGCTTTCCAATACAGCGTTTTGAACATGAAAGGCATGGGCCGTATGTTTGTCCACACTATAAACGACGTAGTAATAAGGTTGAGAAGCGACGCACGTATTCCTAAGAACTACTGGAACTTCGTAGGCCTGATGGAACAGCTGTTGAATGCCGGCGCAGTCCCGCCCTGGGGCGAGCCGCTGTTGATCGCCGAGAGGAAGAGTTTGAGGGAGTTGCTCAGAGAGTTGGGCGGGAGGTGGATTGTATTACACGAGGAGGGCAACCGCGTGGATCCTCTGGAGTTGGGCAGAGCTCTCGCAAACTCGGTGGTTGTGGTCGGCGGGTTTCCCCACGGAGACTTCGAGGACAAGCGGATACTGAGAGACGCCTCCTCAGTGTTCCGAATAAGCGATATGCCGTTAGACGCCTGGCAGGTCGTGTTTAGAGCTGTGACGCTCGCGGAAATCTCGCTAGGCCTTATTTAG
- a CDS encoding METTL5 family protein, with translation MLDKRSLARLIDSLPTFREPKLRLEQYVTPGDVVATIVWSSFMRGELGAGWAVDLGCGTGRFAYAITALGGRAVCLDIDVDALRIARELGLDVAVCDARMPCAKAGVIVFMNPPFGVWKTHADLEFLRGASKIADIIYSIHKRTTQQFIERAAAQLGYRAEVIEIAYIPIPPMYRHHRKWRHKVEATVFRFQRTSGY, from the coding sequence GTGCTTGATAAGAGGTCGCTGGCTAGGCTTATAGATTCACTGCCAACTTTTAGAGAACCGAAATTGCGCCTGGAGCAGTATGTGACGCCGGGCGACGTGGTGGCCACTATAGTATGGTCCTCATTTATGCGGGGGGAACTAGGCGCAGGCTGGGCGGTGGACTTAGGTTGCGGCACCGGCAGGTTTGCGTATGCAATAACAGCCCTGGGGGGCCGCGCGGTATGTTTGGACATAGACGTCGACGCACTTCGTATAGCGCGTGAGCTTGGTCTCGACGTGGCCGTCTGCGATGCAAGGATGCCGTGCGCTAAAGCTGGAGTCATCGTTTTCATGAATCCGCCCTTCGGCGTATGGAAAACCCACGCAGATTTGGAGTTCCTCAGGGGCGCTTCCAAGATCGCCGATATTATATACTCTATACACAAGAGGACAACTCAACAATTTATAGAGAGGGCGGCTGCTCAACTGGGCTACCGAGCTGAGGTCATCGAGATAGCCTATATTCCGATTCCGCCGATGTACAGACACCATAGAAAGTGGAGACATAAAGTCGAGGCGACCGTATTTAGATTCCAACGGACCTCTGGCTACTAA
- a CDS encoding DNA-directed RNA polymerase subunit L: MSIEIVKLDEHYLELKTKGETYTLFSPLVEYLSEDPDVEYVTFDVGHPLIEDVTFKVKTRNGAPLDAIRRAVQNILNDLEALERSLLAT, translated from the coding sequence ATGTCGATAGAAATCGTCAAGCTCGACGAACATTACCTTGAGCTTAAGACTAAGGGCGAGACATACACCCTCTTCTCGCCCTTGGTCGAATATCTCTCTGAAGACCCAGATGTAGAGTATGTGACGTTCGACGTAGGGCATCCCCTGATTGAGGACGTAACCTTCAAGGTTAAGACTAGGAACGGCGCTCCCCTCGACGCCATAAGAAGAGCCGTCCAGAACATCCTCAACGACCTTGAAGCTCTTGAGAGATCCCTCTTGGCGACTTAG
- a CDS encoding DUF2067 domain-containing protein produces MFKRISVKFASKEELEHFLELLPVYVKTEYYAIVRGNNVYIQLSGSPADIKRSAAVVKTAAGIARTKIRPLRSYPLDMVFAKAEVVAPVPPDVLADYLEASGHRAKLRGLDLQTDATFEEVTRALERLSAVYKTLEKYPVSPHAKRVVALYIAVKRVSPEEALERLTSIGILNKGDVYSIRGNLAAAKKALFAVIGQT; encoded by the coding sequence ATGTTTAAGAGAATATCGGTCAAGTTCGCCAGTAAGGAAGAGCTGGAGCACTTTCTAGAGCTTCTGCCTGTCTATGTAAAGACGGAATACTACGCGATAGTGAGGGGCAACAACGTATATATACAGCTGAGCGGCTCTCCTGCCGATATAAAGAGATCGGCGGCTGTTGTAAAGACCGCGGCCGGCATCGCGCGGACCAAGATAAGGCCGCTGCGTAGCTATCCCCTAGATATGGTTTTCGCCAAGGCCGAAGTAGTTGCGCCCGTGCCTCCCGATGTGTTGGCCGACTATCTGGAGGCGAGCGGCCATAGGGCTAAATTGAGGGGCTTAGATCTACAGACCGATGCGACCTTCGAGGAAGTGACAAGGGCGTTGGAGAGGCTATCGGCAGTGTACAAGACCCTGGAGAAATACCCTGTCAGTCCCCACGCGAAGAGGGTCGTGGCTCTATATATAGCGGTAAAGAGGGTTTCCCCAGAGGAGGCGTTGGAGCGTCTCACATCTATCGGCATATTAAATAAGGGGGATGTCTACAGCATAAGGGGCAATCTAGCGGCGGCCAAAAAGGCTCTTTTCGCTGTTATAGGTCAGACGTAG
- a CDS encoding exosome complex RNA-binding protein Csl4, producing MSVKRKLVLPGEEVAMPEEFMVEGSSYLDSVFRSSALGYVVYDSLSHTAVVKPFKRDSYPRQGDILYCVVTSKGVRALNVRCVAREMKEGFEELKYPVTGLIPPQLVDGKVGIGDYVRARVVSNYGPPFLLSIRGSTFGVVRAVCPKCGNVMRRRGGILVCPVCGATAVRKIAHGFYV from the coding sequence GTGAGCGTCAAGCGGAAATTGGTCTTGCCCGGAGAGGAGGTAGCGATGCCCGAGGAGTTTATGGTCGAGGGCAGCTCGTATCTTGACAGCGTGTTCAGATCCTCTGCGCTAGGATATGTCGTGTACGACTCTCTGAGCCATACAGCAGTGGTAAAGCCGTTTAAGCGCGACTCGTACCCAAGACAAGGCGATATACTCTACTGCGTGGTGACGTCCAAGGGCGTAAGAGCGCTCAACGTCAGATGTGTTGCGAGGGAGATGAAAGAGGGATTTGAGGAGTTAAAGTATCCGGTGACCGGCTTGATACCGCCTCAACTTGTGGACGGCAAAGTCGGCATAGGCGACTACGTTAGAGCCAGAGTGGTGTCGAACTACGGCCCTCCGTTTCTGCTCTCTATAAGGGGCTCCACCTTCGGCGTCGTGAGGGCTGTGTGCCCCAAATGCGGCAATGTAATGAGGAGGCGCGGAGGCATTCTAGTGTGCCCTGTCTGCGGAGCCACCGCCGTTAGGAAGATAGCTCACGGCTTCTATGTTTAA